From the Limosilactobacillus panis genome, one window contains:
- the atpB gene encoding F0F1 ATP synthase subunit A produces the protein MGGDALTFKLFGLTFNTTNIVSGLIIYAIVFFTLYGMSRKIQMKPKGAQNVLEWLIDFTNGIVRSQMPASERGHYSFFAFVLFVFIFFANQFGLLFQFHWNGAEVLRSPTADPVVTLTFSLMVMALAHFAGVAHNGLGGYLKNYTKPFTLMLPINIIEDFANFLTLGLRIFGNIFAGELLMSLIANMAFSHGVLTIIPGLLLELAWQGFSIFIGSIQAYVFVTLTTVYISRKVSE, from the coding sequence ATGGGCGGTGATGCTTTAACTTTTAAGCTTTTCGGACTGACGTTCAATACAACGAACATAGTCTCTGGACTGATTATCTACGCAATCGTGTTCTTCACTCTTTACGGGATGTCACGAAAGATTCAAATGAAGCCAAAGGGTGCTCAAAACGTTCTTGAGTGGCTGATTGACTTCACGAATGGGATTGTGCGGAGCCAGATGCCAGCTTCAGAGCGGGGACACTATAGTTTCTTTGCCTTTGTTCTGTTTGTCTTCATCTTCTTCGCCAACCAGTTCGGCTTGCTGTTCCAATTCCATTGGAATGGTGCCGAAGTGCTTAGAAGTCCTACGGCGGACCCCGTTGTTACGTTAACATTCTCACTGATGGTAATGGCACTCGCACACTTTGCGGGAGTCGCTCATAATGGCCTTGGTGGTTACCTGAAGAACTACACGAAGCCATTTACCCTGATGCTGCCTATTAACATCATTGAAGACTTTGCTAACTTCTTAACGCTGGGTCTCCGTATCTTTGGTAACATTTTTGCCGGTGAACTGTTGATGAGTTTAATTGCTAATATGGCATTCTCTCATGGCGTCTTGACAATTATTCCAGGATTGCTGCTGGAGCTTGCATGGCAAGGATTCTCAATCTTTATTGGTTCAATTCAGGCATATGTCTTTGTAACATTAACGACGGTTTATATTTCTCGGAAGGTTTCCGAATAA
- the atpE gene encoding F0F1 ATP synthase subunit C has translation MALGAIAAGIAAMGAAIGGGIGDGILIGHTVDSIARQPELQGRLQATMFIGVGLIEAMPIIAIVIGFLVMNK, from the coding sequence ATGGCATTAGGAGCAATTGCTGCAGGTATCGCAGCTATGGGTGCTGCTATCGGTGGTGGTATCGGTGATGGTATCTTAATTGGACACACTGTTGACAGTATTGCACGTCAACCAGAATTACAAGGTCGTTTACAAGCAACGATGTTCATTGGTGTTGGTTTGATTGAAGCCATGCCTATTATTGCTATTGTTATCGGCTTCCTTGTTATGAACAAGTAA
- the atpF gene encoding F0F1 ATP synthase subunit B — protein MFVNNVLAESNSLYVGDLIFYIVTFIILMLLVKHFAWGPVTNMMKKRADKIASDIDNAAKSRENAEKMAAKRQAELQNSRQEAADIVNNAKKSAETQRAQIVEAAQNDAQALKQQAQQDAEQARRDALNGAKDDVANLSIEIASKLIQKELKADDQKELIDSYIEGLVDYES, from the coding sequence ATGTTTGTGAACAATGTGTTAGCTGAATCGAACAGTTTATACGTTGGCGACTTGATTTTCTACATTGTCACCTTCATTATCCTGATGTTGCTGGTCAAGCACTTTGCTTGGGGCCCGGTTACTAACATGATGAAGAAACGGGCAGATAAGATTGCCAGTGACATTGACAATGCTGCTAAGTCCCGTGAAAATGCCGAAAAGATGGCTGCTAAGCGTCAAGCTGAACTGCAAAATTCACGTCAAGAAGCTGCTGACATTGTTAACAATGCCAAGAAGTCAGCCGAAACACAACGAGCACAAATTGTTGAAGCAGCACAAAATGATGCTCAAGCACTTAAGCAACAGGCACAACAAGATGCTGAACAAGCACGTCGTGACGCCTTGAACGGTGCTAAGGATGACGTTGCAAACTTATCTATTGAGATTGCTTCCAAGCTCATCCAAAAAGAATTAAAGGCAGACGATCAAAAGGAATTGATCGACTCCTACATCGAAGGGTTGGTAGATTATGAGTCTTGA
- the atpH gene encoding ATP synthase F1 subunit delta, whose product MSLDKKTVARRYARALFELVDADNEVDQTYQELIALRQVFEDNEGLESALAGVQMSLDDKKALVSDLQQGASQYVKNLIQMLFDYGRMDCMVAIIDEFERRYDAKNKRMHADVVTAIQLDKQQRDQLSANLAKRFGANEVVLNESVDPEILGGVIVHADHKTLDGSLSSKIKQIRRLLVR is encoded by the coding sequence ATGAGTCTTGATAAGAAGACGGTTGCTCGCCGTTATGCACGGGCACTGTTTGAATTGGTCGATGCAGACAACGAAGTCGATCAAACTTATCAAGAACTAATTGCATTACGCCAAGTCTTTGAGGACAACGAAGGACTGGAATCTGCTTTGGCAGGGGTTCAAATGTCCCTCGATGATAAAAAAGCGTTGGTCAGTGACTTGCAGCAGGGTGCTTCCCAGTATGTTAAGAACCTGATTCAAATGCTTTTTGATTACGGCCGCATGGATTGTATGGTCGCGATTATTGATGAGTTTGAACGGCGGTATGACGCTAAGAATAAGCGGATGCATGCTGACGTTGTTACAGCGATCCAACTCGATAAACAACAACGGGACCAACTTTCGGCCAACCTGGCAAAGCGTTTTGGTGCTAACGAGGTTGTATTAAACGAAAGTGTAGATCCTGAAATTTTAGGTGGGGTTATTGTTCATGCTGACCATAAGACGCTTGATGGTAGCCTCAGCTCAAAGATTAAGCAAATTCGTCGTTTACTAGTTAGATAA
- the atpA gene encoding F0F1 ATP synthase subunit alpha, with product MSIKTEEISSLIKKQLANYQNQVSVEETGTVTYVGDGVARADGLENAMAGELLEFSNGVYGMAQNLESNDVGIVILGDFSGIREGDTVKRTGRIMEVPVGDELLGRVVDPLGRPLDGLGEIKTTKTRPIERKAPGVMERKSVSVPLQTGIKVIDALVPIGRGQRELIIGDRKTGKTAIALDTIINQKDQNVICIYVAIGQKESTVKANVETLRRYGALDYTIVVSASASNPAPMLYIAPYAGAAMGEEFMFGGKDVLIVYDDLSKQADAYRELSLILRRPPGREAYPGDIFYTHSRLLERAARLSDDLGGGSMTALPIIQTQAGDVSAYIPTNVISITDGQIFLDSDEFYAGQRPAIDAGTSVSRVGGDAQVKAMKKVAGTLRLDIASYNELASFAQFGSDLDEATQAKLSRGQRTMEVLKQGLHEPQTVSQQVVTLYALSKGFIDKIPLDDVQRYESELAAYMHANHQDLYDSIQKSGKLPEGDGLHNAVADFTKSFQTSDDKKKATQK from the coding sequence ATGAGCATTAAAACTGAGGAAATCAGTTCACTCATCAAGAAGCAACTTGCCAACTACCAAAACCAAGTTTCTGTTGAAGAAACCGGGACGGTAACCTACGTTGGTGATGGTGTTGCTCGTGCCGATGGCTTGGAAAATGCCATGGCTGGTGAGTTGCTCGAATTTAGCAACGGTGTTTACGGGATGGCCCAAAACCTCGAAAGTAACGATGTCGGTATCGTTATTTTAGGTGACTTTAGTGGTATCCGCGAAGGTGACACCGTTAAACGGACGGGTCGAATCATGGAAGTACCCGTCGGTGATGAATTATTAGGACGGGTTGTTGACCCATTAGGTCGTCCACTGGATGGCCTTGGTGAGATCAAGACGACCAAGACGCGTCCAATTGAACGGAAGGCTCCTGGGGTTATGGAGCGGAAGAGTGTTAGTGTGCCTCTTCAAACTGGTATTAAGGTGATTGATGCCTTAGTTCCAATTGGTCGTGGTCAGCGTGAGTTGATTATTGGTGACCGGAAGACTGGTAAGACTGCTATCGCCCTTGACACGATCATTAACCAGAAGGACCAAAACGTAATTTGTATTTACGTTGCCATTGGTCAAAAGGAATCAACCGTTAAGGCGAACGTCGAAACCCTTCGTCGTTACGGTGCCTTAGACTACACCATCGTTGTTTCAGCTAGTGCTTCAAACCCAGCACCAATGCTGTACATCGCACCATATGCCGGTGCCGCAATGGGTGAAGAGTTCATGTTCGGTGGCAAAGATGTTTTGATTGTTTATGATGACCTTTCAAAGCAGGCTGATGCTTACCGTGAACTTTCATTGATTCTGCGTCGTCCACCGGGCCGTGAAGCATACCCAGGTGATATTTTCTACACCCACTCACGGTTACTGGAACGGGCTGCCCGGTTGTCTGATGACCTTGGTGGTGGTTCAATGACTGCTTTGCCAATTATTCAAACCCAGGCCGGGGACGTTTCTGCATATATTCCAACTAACGTTATTTCCATTACTGACGGTCAGATCTTCCTGGATTCTGATGAATTTTACGCCGGCCAACGTCCAGCCATTGATGCCGGTACCTCTGTTTCCCGGGTTGGTGGTGACGCCCAAGTTAAGGCTATGAAGAAGGTTGCTGGGACCTTACGGTTGGATATTGCTTCCTATAACGAATTGGCATCATTTGCCCAATTCGGTTCTGACCTGGATGAAGCGACCCAAGCCAAGTTGTCCCGTGGTCAACGGACGATGGAAGTTCTGAAGCAGGGCCTGCACGAACCACAAACTGTTTCTCAACAGGTTGTGACCCTGTATGCCCTGTCGAAGGGATTCATTGATAAGATTCCGTTGGATGATGTTCAACGTTACGAGAGTGAATTAGCTGCTTACATGCACGCAAATCACCAAGACCTTTACGATAGTATTCAAAAGTCAGG